In one Prosthecochloris aestuarii DSM 271 genomic region, the following are encoded:
- the cqsA gene encoding alpha-hydroxyketone-type quorum-sensing autoinducer synthase — translation MPKDVFFGQSDKGLSSKGKPLPDFVEKKLKACDDETFAPRRNKKPLVIGNTLPGPDAIILQSNDYLNVSKHPDIIRAQVSVLEDVGKDLVMSAVFLHEGSYKDRFEKEIAAFTGFESAVLCQSGWAANVGLMQVIGDAATPVYIDFFTHMSLWEGIKTAGSPPYAFRHNDPGHLERLVREHGPGIILVDSLYSTIGDISPLPDIVDIADRYGCVSVVDESHSLGTHGFKGAGLVNEFGLTDKVHFITGSLAKAFAGRAGIIFCSEHFARYYPYLAFPAIFSSTLLPHEIAGLHETLNVIRSSDDRRQRLRNHSSFLREGLLNLEYNIASTSQIIAIESGLEHDTELFRDALEERNVFGSVFLTPATPKNRSLMRFSLHSELTREELEYVLKVCEEIRDEVNMWGWKSTRKGQKR, via the coding sequence ATGCCGAAAGATGTGTTTTTTGGACAATCAGATAAAGGTTTGAGTTCTAAAGGCAAGCCTTTACCGGATTTTGTTGAAAAAAAACTCAAGGCATGCGATGATGAAACGTTCGCGCCACGGCGCAATAAGAAGCCTCTTGTTATCGGTAATACGTTACCCGGTCCTGATGCTATTATTCTTCAGAGTAACGATTATCTGAATGTTTCCAAACATCCAGATATTATCCGTGCCCAGGTTTCGGTCCTTGAGGATGTTGGCAAGGACTTGGTCATGTCTGCTGTTTTTCTCCATGAAGGTAGTTATAAGGATCGATTCGAAAAAGAGATAGCTGCGTTTACCGGTTTTGAGAGCGCTGTGCTCTGCCAGTCAGGGTGGGCAGCTAATGTCGGGCTGATGCAGGTGATAGGTGATGCAGCAACGCCAGTCTATATTGATTTTTTTACACACATGTCTCTGTGGGAAGGCATAAAAACGGCAGGTTCTCCTCCATATGCTTTTCGACATAACGATCCTGGGCATCTTGAACGTCTTGTCAGGGAGCATGGCCCTGGTATCATTCTTGTCGATTCCCTTTACAGTACTATTGGCGATATTTCACCCTTACCTGACATTGTCGATATTGCAGATCGGTATGGTTGTGTATCGGTGGTTGATGAGTCTCATTCTCTGGGTACGCATGGTTTTAAAGGGGCCGGGTTGGTCAATGAGTTCGGGTTGACTGATAAGGTGCACTTTATCACGGGAAGTCTTGCCAAAGCGTTTGCCGGCCGTGCTGGCATTATTTTCTGCTCTGAACACTTTGCCCGCTATTATCCGTATCTGGCTTTTCCTGCTATTTTCAGTTCAACTCTTCTGCCTCATGAGATCGCCGGTCTTCATGAGACTCTCAATGTTATCCGTTCATCCGACGACAGGCGCCAGCGGCTTCGTAACCATTCTTCTTTCCTGCGCGAAGGTCTGCTGAATCTTGAATACAATATTGCCAGTACTTCACAGATTATTGCGATCGAGAGTGGCTTGGAACACGATACTGAGCTGTTTCGGGATGCTCTTGAAGAGCGAAATGTGTTTGGTTCTGTCTTTCTTACGCCCGCTACACCAAAAAACCGCTCTCTTATGCGTTTTTCACTTCATAGTGAACTTACAAGGGAGGAGTTAGAGTATGTGCTGAAGGTTTGTGAGGAAATTCGCGATGAGGTGAATATGTGGGGGTGGAAATCAACCAGAAAAGGTCAGAAGAGATAG